GATGGAAAGCTATACGGCAGGTGGGACTCAGTCAGGTTACTCACTCATTCCTGCCAGTTGAGAAGAGAGATTGGGGGCTTCGGACTCATTCCCTGCTGACGCAGCCCCAGGCTCCGCATCAGTCAAGTTGTTCACGTCTTCTGTATTGTTGTGTTGCTTTGGAAGACAGAAAAAAATTACTTGCCATTCCCACATTATTTCTGGTCAGGTTCTATTGTGTTTGGGGGGGTCTGATATGTCATACAAACAGGGAACCTACAAATACCTCCTGCTACCCCACAGCTTCTGAGAAGCATGTCCCTGAAGCCTGTCCAAGAGGCAGCCAGTAAACCTGACCTCACATAGGCCGAGTGCCATTTGTCCTGAAGGGTGTTCTTCCAGCGCTCGATATTAATTAGAGGGCCATAAGCAGTGTGAGCACATTCCCAAGAAAGGAAGGCCTGCTTTTCCTGGCCTGAGGTCACTGGGCAGTAAATGCTTTAACTCACATGGGTTCAGTGAAATACAACCCAGAAGCCATTTCCTCCGGATTGTGCcttataatttctttttattctgCAAGAGAGGTGGTGGGATAAGCAACAAAGGAGTCCCCACACGGGACCCGGTGACCTCGAACAAGGAGGAGTCTCTCCCTGGGGTCGCTCCATGAAgtacctgctgccttcagctcttTGGAACACTGTGAAACTTATGCCACATCACACTACAGTGGAATGTCGTGGAAACATGGCAGAGGTTAAGGAAAGACGGTCCAACGTGGCTACTGGTGTAAAGAAAACTCATGGACCAGGCATTTCTGGAACAAGCAAGGTCCCTGTAGCTTTTCCCCTTTCCATTAAAGGCAACAGGATGGGAACAAAAGCTTCAATATGCTCAACATCTGACAGAATCCAAAGCACAACTGCAGCCAGACACCAGGAGAGCACGGCTGCAAGGTGCCCAACCAGGAGGTAATTTGACCAGATCAACATTAAATTCTTAAACCTCTTTAGCTATTTCGGAGTAACAGGAGCAAATTCTCTCTCTGTGAGTGCGCAGGACGTGAAAACACTTGAAACCAACCCATTAAGAACTCTCCTCTAGGACTTTAAAATGCCATAACAGCACTGCGGTAATCTATCTCATCTGAAAGTACATGAGTGACAAGATGCAATTAGCCCGTTTCGGTGGGAAGGAGCGCTGAATCACCTTAGCCGGGTGTCCAGATCGGAGCCGTTCGAACCTACAAACACAAGAAAAAGAGAAGGAGCTTGAGTGGAAGAAGGTGGGCTGCTCtgcttgtgtgtggggggtggggggtggggaaagagtaGGGGcagcggggagggagagggctcTGGAGTACCGTTCATGGCGCAGGAAAACGTTGTTGAGGTTGTCATTGACAATGAGCAGCTCCTCTGTTAGCTGTTCATTGAGGATACAGGGGATCAGCTCCAGCACACGCTGCTGCATCGCTTTACACGTCCGGTTGAGTTCCTGCCCGCGGCAAGAGAATGTCAATCATGAACACTGAGCCAAGGAAATTAAATTCAGAAATGGCAGTGAGTAGCCACCCAGGGCTCAACGTCCATCCCTATCGCACTGGCTAAGGGCACGGTGCAATGAAGCTTGCTGGCTTCAGCCCAGCTGGTCCTCACCCCTCACAGAGGTGACCCAAATCAAGGGACAAGACCAAGAGAGATGGCTAGCAGACCGAGGCTCCAATTGTTTCCTACCTGGAGCAGTTCAAGGTCGGAGGTTTCGGTCTGTCCCGGCACCAGCTCCGTCAGCATCTCGGACATCACCTTCACGTTCCCGTTCACTACTTCTAGCTCGCTGCGTAGCTTCCCGATCTGAAAGCCCAAACAAGCGTGTGTTAAACCCTGCTGGGCTTTCTCTCGGCTACAAAAGACGATCGGTGGACACCAAAGGCTGGGATGCAAGAACGCATAACACGGCCTTGGGCTGTTCGACTAGTGCTACAGCTTGCCCATTGTTGCCTGCTTGGTCTGTGGGCGGATCTACAGGGCACTCAAAGAGAAGTCCCTCTTTCTTGCCTGAAAAATGagatcctttcccaaccatggtaggGATTGAACTGGTGAACTTCTGCAAGGAAATTGTATCTTTCGGTGGGCACAGGATGCCTTTCGTTGCTGCCACTGCTGGCTGAGTCCGCTGGCAGCACACTGGAGCCTGGCTTGCTCCTGGCCAGCCGCGACTCTCCAGATCAGCAGCCCACCAGAGGCTTGCCCAGTTAGTTCAAGGCCCAAGCCCAATAAACCAGGAAAGAACTGGGAAAGGATCTTTCACATGTGCAGAGCTGAATGGATCAGGTAGACTCTATTGCAAGAATATTGTTAGACAAgatgtggcctttccttgcatgcccagggaaatgctgattgccactctgGGGGCAGGAGGTTAATTTcttccagggattctgggttttgggcggcggcatcatctgggcatggaactggagtcactgtggtttggcatgtagttgtgaatttcctgcattctgcaggggatagggactagatgaccttggaggtcccttccaactccatggttctgTGTTTCTCTTACCTGCTCTGGAGTAGGAGTGATGGGAGCCTCGGCTGAAGGTCCTGGAGCTCCTGGCAGGGACACGGGGTGCAGGATAGATTCTATTGTCTGAGGGGCATCCACTGCTGGTGAGTTCTGCCCTGGTACGGAATCTGAGGTATATACAGTCTAAAGGGGAGTTCACAGAAGGGAAGGAAATGGCTTAGCAATGGGTGAAAAAGGCACAGAGAATCTTCACTCATTCCTACTCAGAGCATCCATCTAGGAGTGACTTTGGTAAAATTTCTTCCTCTTAGCCGTCATGGCTTTTATATGCCCATTTGTTGCTTCCCTGGCCTGTAAACTCTCATGATCTCTATGCTTTTCTGTGATTTCTAAAGGAAGCTGCACTCACAGCTATATGTCCCAAACATTAGTGATAGACACACCTAGCCCATGCCTCTCTCCATGGGCTGCAAGGAAACTGGCAAGAAGAGAATCCCCATTTCAGTTTGAAAAGTAAGCAGCATGCTGCTAGTCCTTGTGGAGAAAAAGAACTGATATCATCCCAGCTCAATAAAGAAGGAGCCTTAATTGCAGCTTATGGTGGGTAGGAGGCAAGAATCCTGACCTGCAGAGTCTTTGTTAACAGACAGCATTAGATTTTAATCCATCCTCTTTGAAAAGGCGCTTTAACGCTGATCTCCTTACGCAAGCCGCTTTCCCTTTATGCATTACGTCTAATAAACTTTCCCTCGTAGTGTTTAGAACTTATAGGAAATAAATATCTGTTTGGAACTGAACAGAAATAAAGAACTAggtcatattttaattttaacaaaGCTCTAAACATTTCATCCAAGAAAACGTTTACGTTTTCCCATGAGTCCTAATCCTGCCACATTTTATGAGTTagcgcaggaaaaaaaaactgaacattaCCTTTGAAATCAAGAACATTGGATGCATCACTGTTCAGCACGTTGGAAGCAAGAATAATTTGTTTGGTAACGTAGAACCTGGAGTCCCATCTGATTTCCTGAGTGTGCAGCTAACTAATTCTGTCCCCTATTCGTTGTCATTACATCTGTCTAAAAGCCGCACGCCTTAACAGGTCCCCCTGCAGAGGAGACATTAACCTTACCCTCTGTGGTGTATGGATGGGGGACAGCATATCGAGGTCAGTCATGGGAAACTCTAGACCTTTCCTCCTCAGGTCCTCATACACAGCTACTACTCCTGTCAGGTCGGGTGAGCTGCGGAATGCGTCTGCCCAGGACtgagggaaacaggaaaaggtGTCACCTCCAAGTGTtacagtatttatttgtttgtttgtttacttggatttttataccacccattctttacggctctgggcggtttacatggagcactgcataaatttacatgggacattataacaatctataacatacaattttcaatagaacatcacaatctatcagtaacaattacaacacaacatgataaaatcagagtccagtagcacctttaagaccaacaaagatttattcaataaatgtatttattgaataaatctttgttggtcataaaggtgctacaggactctgattttattgtgctacttcagaccaacacggctactcatttgaatctaacacaacatgaataacaacaacgcaagggagatcaaattgttcaatCATGGCAGGGTGTCGGGGAGGGGGTGAGGacggggaccagcagatgttccgagtcggtcggcctcaagcaaatgcctggtggagtatACActgtttgagtccaatggcacctttaagaccaactaagacctattcaaggtgtaagcattTGTGTACACAGCACACTTCACCAGACAATGAAACGAGAGCTACAAGAGAGTGGGTCAAGGGTTAGTACATAGCATAATGAAGATACAAGgctacagaaataacaagctaagtttataaggtcATCAATTCATTGGGGTTCAATGCCAGGGGGAAAACATATTAAGGAAATAGAAATGTCAAGATTCATTCCAAAAATTCATTCCAAACCTAAGAGAAATGAAGAGAGAGCCTGTCACTATGCTTTGTTCGTCTCCATGCAAATACGGAGGCATCCTCACAAGTGACCGGCCCGGCAGAGTTCTGTCTTCAGACCCACAAATTAAATTTCAATCTcgcattctaaattacattatgtTCTACATTATTTGTGTAATATCACAATCCACTATTCAATTCTATTATcccatatatataatatatatataattctatatatatatatatatatatatatatatatatatatatataattctatatatatataattctatatatatataattctatatatatatatatatatatattttaaaagcaaggTTCAAGTCTTTCTAAATGATGAAATATACTTAAACGTATGAACAGTGCCAACGGAAATCTTAAAACCCACAGGGGCAAAAAAAGATTTCCTTTCTTGCTTTTCCCCAGGACAAGCAACCCTAGAATGAATTatgcaaaatggaaaaaaaactgCAGGACATGGTATGCAAAACAGGATATATATTATGCAAACCATGCAAACATGCATAATATATACACTAGTCACAAAATCCAGTGCTTCTGGAGACAGAATATTACATTATTTTTAGCAAGGAGTACactgtctaatccaggggtacaTCACAGCACAGATTCAGGATCAAAACAGTTAATAGTGAGGGTCAGAGCTTCATCACTGGCCCTCCAAGATTAATAAGGCACATAATGTGAGAGGCACAAAGCCATATCTTTGGAATAGCTGAATTTGATTATTTGCCAGTAAAAGGAGAACTAGTTGCTGGAAGTTTTAAGTTCACTCACCTGTATGAGCGTCAGCACTTTGTCATGCACAATGGCAGGTGGATTGTTTTTCGGGAGGATGGTTCGGACCAGCACACCTTCTACAAAGTCCTGGCTAGAGACCAGCACGTGGAAACGGTGGCCACAGTTCTTGACGCATGTTTCAAGGACCTGTGGAGGCAAACGAGATGACAGAGGAGAGGGGCAGAGGCTGTGAGCACCCAGAAAATCTCAAAATCCCGGTTACAGCGAATCGGGCAGTAGATGGTGGGAGAGAACTTTCTGTGCCTCAGACAATGGCAAGATGCTGCCATTCTGAACAGAGTGCTGAGAAAGATGGACTAGTGATCTATGTTCTTACGTAAGGTTGTTAATGCAGGCAAGTTTAGAGCCCATCAAACTTGGGCCTTTGCCATCTGCTATATTCCTGCTTCCTTTCCGCACATTACATATTTCTTACAAACTTTGGTGCTTTCCCACTAGTTAATCCAAGATTAGCATTCCAtcttccggttgaattccagatcagacttaagtttctggttatcacctttaaggccatacgtggtctgggcctagtgtacctgagggatcgcctctctgctttcaccccccaaagagccttatgctccagcaCTTCtgactttctggtgatccctggccccagggaagctcgcttggcctcaaccagggccagagctttcaccatcctggcccccacctggtggaatgagctccctgaggaaatcagggccctggcggagcttgaacacttccgcagggcctgcaaaagggagctcctcctatGGCACCAACTAcaatccacccaacccactgggctatcagtatgcgttCATTTAATGTTCTCCTTATTTTTCtattgttctatgttgcttgttgttatcactgtattattgttaaactaagttatctgtatagTTTCCGTTTTCTGtgtactgccctgagccttcggggagggtggtatataagtataattaGATAAATAAATCTTGAAGACTGCACCCTTCTGTCCAGGAAGTTCTAACTAAGTTCTAGAATGTCTTTTCTTTTTACACCGTCCAATCCAGGGGTACATCACagcaatggcagtcttcaagcaaaggttggatacacacttttcttggatgctttaggatgcttagggctgatcctgcgttgagcagcgggttggactagatggcctgtatggccccttccaactctatgattctatgattctatgcccagCTACAGAACTCAAGCAAGCAGGGTTCTAATGAAGCCCACTCCCATCGACCACCTGGTAAGAAACAAAGAAGACTGGGAAAAGTGATGTTCCTAGGGCTCTCTGTCGCCAAGAAAGGGCCCACATGACTTACTGTCAAAGCCAGCATCACCTCGTGGAAGTTCTTATTTCCTACGATCCTTTTCTTTATCGCCCGAAAGGCATCTTTAGGCCTGTGGGCAGATTACAAAAGCATCAGTATTAGCCCAGAGGCAAAACATAGCACAGCAATTTAACTATGGGTAGTCAACTTGAAATCCTCAGTCACTAACCTTTGGAATCTTACaactaaccaaacaagctaagaTTGCCTTCTCCCTcaaagccaaaaagaaatgtTTCCACATCCACAAAGTTAATTTTCTTTAACTAGGGACATGAGTGCACACATCCCACAGTATCCATGACTGTAACCAgtaagacctttaagaccaacaaagatttattcagcactcaaaagctcacaccctgaataaatctttgttggtctcaaaggtgctactggactctggttttagtgtgctacttcagaccaacacggctacccatttgaatgtaacCAGTAAGGAAACGGAAGAGAGACAGAAGCAGAGGACACAGGGAAGAAAACAGACTCATATGATTAGCTGtcttggactgaagcagcagaacaaagtttgagcccagaggtatctttaagaccaaccaagttttattcaacgtACAAGCTTCCACATGCATGCGTACTTTGCCAGATGACTGACAGTGTGCATTCACACAAAggtttataacttgaataaaacttagttggtgttaatggtgtcactggactcaaacattgttctacaggcaaaaaaaaaaagcattattgTTGAATGTAACCTAACAGGGCAAAGTCTTATCATGCTGGTTGGTGCAAGGAAAGATTAACATCCACCGCATGCCAGAAAGGGACAAGGAGCATGTTGTTTGGGCAAGGAGAGAGCAGAATGTAAAACAGCTTATCCACAGAAGAATGGCCCTTTTCAAAGGTTCTATAATACTGAGATATGCCCCACTGTTATATTTGCAGGTAGAATCGGACATGCGCTATCTATTGTCTGCTACAGAAAATGGAACTAGAATGTAACAACCATAACAATTTCTTGGCCCTTTTGGAATGCTCTCAGTGCTTGAGGCCTTGTCAAGAAattttaggatactttgggctgatcctgtgttgagcaggggcctggactaggcctgtagatggcctgtatggccccttccaactctatgattctgtgattctgtgaaattacaGGTAGGAAGTTAACAACTCTGTATTACTTTTAATATGGTGATGGAAATGGGGACCAAAGTTGTAACAACAAAGACAGAGGAGACCTCAGGTGCCACTAAGGACACTGGAGAGGGGGCAGATGCGACCCATGGGACAGGATCCAATTAGGAAAAGCTCACAAGTGAAGAGAAACAGTGCAGAACAAGGTTCTTGAACAGCTTTCACTCACTCTATGAGGCTTGGAAaagagaatgtgtgtgttgtgtacatGCAGATTTTGCTCTACTTTATTTAGCATGTCAGTTTTTTCCAGTCTTGGCTCAGCAAACAGCAAGATGAAGGGCAGATGTGAATTATGACTGCCAGGCACAAGAACATCCATGGCCCTTGCAAGCTTCAAAGTGTTTCCCGACACTCCTCTCATCCATCGCACAATAAATTTAGGCTTAGAAGATTCCAAGTGGCCTTAGGGGAGTCACGGAATCGAGGGCTAATTTAGGACGGGAATCCACTTTCTCTTGGATCCAAGTAAAATACATGAGCAATGAACCAGATGTGTAAGAATGGAATCAGATGCAGCCAAgaaattggtggtggtggtggggagagaaatatgctagggcaggggtagtcaacctgtggtcctccagatgtccatggactacaattcccatgagcccctgccagcaaatgatggcaggggctcatgggaattgtagtccatggacatctggaggaccacaggttgactacccctgtgctaaggaGCCAAATTGAGCACACGTGGGGCTGGAACAGAAGCAGGAGGGCTGCAAAGTGAAGGTGATGTATTTTTTTTCAAGAAACAGGTAACCCGGCTTTGGATTTTGCATGAATGAAATGAACTTAAAGGCCTTCCTTATTTTCCTCTGTGGCAGAGCAGTTGCAGCCATGTAATCACAGCTTTGCATTCCACGGAGCACCATTTCCAGCACATGCTGTTCTTTTCTTTGCTGAGGTCACCAGTGAGCCCACTGCAAATTATTTATAGGATTCAGCATCAATGGGGTTGGCATTCCCCAGGTTTCTTGAAATGTCAGCGCTGTGCTGCCTGGCATACGTGGCATGGGGGCACAGAAGATCAGGGGAAATGTCACTTTCTTTCCAGGTTCAGCTTTGTAATTTGACTGTATTCTTAATGTTCCGAAGAACAGAAACCCAGCCGGAATCGGATACAGTCAGAGGATTTTCCAGTCATTAGCATAGGCAATACGTAATAAGTTGGGCTCAAAAGTGTGTCA
Above is a window of Paroedura picta isolate Pp20150507F chromosome 5, Ppicta_v3.0, whole genome shotgun sequence DNA encoding:
- the TOM1 gene encoding target of Myb1 membrane trafficking protein isoform X2, giving the protein MEFLLGNPFTSPVGQRIEKATDGSLQNEDWALNMEICDIINETEEGPKDAFRAIKKRIVGNKNFHEVMLALTVLETCVKNCGHRFHVLVSSQDFVEGVLVRTILPKNNPPAIVHDKVLTLIQSWADAFRSSPDLTGVVAVYEDLRRKGLEFPMTDLDMLSPIHTPQRTVYTSDSVPGQNSPAVDAPQTIESILHPVSLPGAPGPSAEAPITPTPEQIGKLRSELEVVNGNVKVMSEMLTELVPGQTETSDLELLQELNRTCKAMQQRVLELIPCILNEQLTEELLIVNDNLNNVFLRHERFERLRSGHPAKQHNNTEDVNNLTDAEPGAASAGNESEAPNLSSQLAGMNLGSGSVSAGLQSLEHSGKLEEEFDMFALTRGSSLAEQRKEVKYEDPLATKGLAGALDARQQNTGAIPVPQPSLMEDIEQWLSTDVAEDPKGVTSEEFDKFLEERAKVADRLPALPSPPAGVPSLPTSSGHPQKKEKEDNAMFAL
- the TOM1 gene encoding target of Myb1 membrane trafficking protein isoform X1 — translated: MEFLLGNPFTSPVGQRIEKATDGSLQNEDWALNMEICDIINETEEGPKDAFRAIKKRIVGNKNFHEVMLALTVLETCVKNCGHRFHVLVSSQDFVEGVLVRTILPKNNPPAIVHDKVLTLIQSWADAFRSSPDLTGVVAVYEDLRRKGLEFPMTDLDMLSPIHTPQRTVYTSDSVPGQNSPAVDAPQTIESILHPVSLPGAPGPSAEAPITPTPEQIGKLRSELEVVNGNVKVMSEMLTELVPGQTETSDLELLQELNRTCKAMQQRVLELIPCILNEQLTEELLIVNDNLNNVFLRHERFERLRSGHPAKQHNNTEDVNNLTDAEPGAASAGNESEAPNLSSQLAGMNLGSGSVSAGLQSLEHSGKLEEEFDMFALTRGSSLAEQRKEVKYEDPLATKGLAGALDARQQNTGALEPEHPISDWMMQQGMIPVPQPSLMEDIEQWLSTDVAEDPKGVTSEEFDKFLEERAKVADRLPALPSPPAGVPSLPTSSGHPQKKEKEDNAMFAL